The sequence GTAATAAAGTGCGGTCAAGATAAAATAGATAGTCTGCTTTTGTAAACAGGTTTTAAATATCAGGGTGCAGAGGCTTCAATTACAAATAACTGCTTGTTCTATTCTGCATCCTTCTCTAGGTAGATCCGGCAATCGATATTGAGTTTCCTGGCTTACTCTAGTTAAGCGTCTTTGTTAAGAGCCGTTGATGGATCCCTGATGCAAAGCAATATGGCCTGCTGCGGTGTCTAACCCCAGGCTGTGGCATAATCCTGGCCTATGGGCGCTTCTAACCTGCTGCTAAAACTGAGTCGTCGGCTATGGTCTGAGGAGAGCGATCGCGCTGCCTTTATCGATGCCTTAGTCCACCCTCAACCCTACCCTGCCGCCATTGTCTGGACTCAGCCGCGTCCCGAGCAGGTTCCCTTTGCGATCGCGCCGCCGCTGCCCTGGCAGCCGGCTTGGGTAGATCGCCTGGCGGCGGATCAGCGACCTGGGCGCCATGCCCTGCACCAGGCGGGGGCTTACTACTGCCTAGATATGGCTTCGGTATTTGCGGCGGCTGTGTTCAGCGCGATCGCGATCCCGGTAGAGTCAGTGCTCGATCTCTGTGCCGCCCCTGGGGGAAAGAGCCTGCTGGCGCGCCAGGCATTTCATCCCGATCGCCTCTGGTGCAACGAGGTCGTTCGCAAACGGGTCAAAATTTTAATCTCAAACCTCAAGCGGTGCGGGGCGACTGAGGCGCTGGTGTTCAACCTCGATCCTCAAGCCTTTGCTGAGCAGATGCCCCACAGTGCCTCGGTGGTCATTGTCGATGCCCCCTGTAGTGGGCAGTCGCTGCTGGCGAAGGGCGATCAGGCCCTGGGCTGTTTTCATCCGGTCACCATCAAAAAAAATGCCAGCCGTCAAAAACGTATTCTCACCAGCGCCGCCCAAACCGTGGCCGGGGGCGGTTACTTGGCCTACATGACCTGTACCTTTTCCTCAGAAGAAAATGAGCAAGTCGCTGAATGGCTACTCAAAAAATTTCCTCAGTTTGAAGCGGTTGAGGTGCCCGTCCTGGCTGACTACGCTTCGCCCCTGGCCAGCTTTCCCTGCTACCGGCTGTGGCCTCAATCGGGGCTCGGGGCAGGCGGTTTTACCGTTCTTCTGCGCCACCGACAAGAGCCCTTGCCGCCCGTCGATCTCAGCTTGCTGACTGCTAAAGCCATGCCGATCTACGGCGATCGCCCCCCACCCGACAGTGGCACAACCGGCCATCCCTCGCTCTAGCTAAGGAGATTGCTAGAAAAGAAGCTCCCCGCTGTATTCGGCGACTGTAACCACCGTAGGATGGGCACTGCCCACCATCAGGGAGAAAATTTTTCAGAAGTCGCCTAACCGGTCGGGGCACCCAGGGCCGCACAGCAGGGGCACTGTCGCTGCAAACACGTACTCCCTATCAGGCCGTGGCGTTGGCCTTTGGCCTCTATCTTGAGGGTCTACCTTGGGGCCTAGCCCGAGGGCCGCTATGCTGAAGACTGTATCCCTACAGTGATCCCCGGCGACTATGGCGAGTCCTTCTACCCGTCCTCGACCCTCCCTTTTCGATGCCATCATTCGACTGTTGCGTTGGGACAAGCCGGCTGGGCGACTCATTTTAATGATCCCGGCCCTGTGGTCGGTGGTGCTGGCCGCCGAGGGGCAGCCGCCGTTGCCATTAGTGGGTGTCATCATCTTGGGCACTCTGGCGACCAGTGCAGCTGGCTGCGTCGTCAACGACCTGTGGGATCGTAACATTGACCCCCATGTGGCCCGCACCCGTACCCGCCCCCTGGCGGCCCGCGATCTCACGGTACAAGTCGGTTTGGGCGTCCTGCTGGTATCGCTGCTCTGTGCCTACGGGTTATCGCTCTATCTCAATGCCCTTAGCTTTTGGCTCTGCGTGTTGGCGGTGCCATTTATTTTGTTCTACCCGCTGGCAAAGCGGGTGTTTCCGGTGCCGCAGCTGGTGCTATCTCTGGCTTGGGGGTTTGCGGTACTGATTCCCTGGGCAGCGGTGAAGAGCACCCTAGAGCTGCCCGTATGGATATTGTGGCTTGCCGTGGTGCTCTGGACCCTCGGCTTTGATACCGTCTATGCCATCCCCGATCGCGACGACGATCGCCGCTTGGGCGTCAATTCTGCGGCCCTTTACTTTGGTGACTACACCCCCCAGTTTGTGGGCTTTTGCTATTTAGGCACCTGGCTGCTGTTCATTTGGCTAGGCCTATTGCTCTTTTTGGCTCTGCCCTACTGGCTGGGGTTAGCGATCGCGCTGATGGCCTGGTCCCGGCAGTCATATCTACTCAGCCGTTACAACCCACCCTTGAGCCTCTACGGGCAAGTCTTCAGGCAAAATGTCCAGCTCGGCTTCGGGTTGCTAGTCGGTATGATTTTAGGCATGCTGCTCTAATTCCCACTTTCCTGACTGGCTAGCTTGGCCGTAACTCGGCAAACGCCGTTGCTGGCCCACCTCCGCACCCCCTCCAGAGCTACAATAGGCAAGCTACTGTGATTGTCCATTGGAGCGGTCTATGACCACTGCGGCCCCTGCCAAAACCAAGTATGAAGCTGTCATCGGTCTTGAAACCCACTGCCAGCTGTGCACCGAAACCAAAATTTTCTCTCCGGCCTCCACGGCCTTTGGTGCCGACCCCAACACCTACATCGACCCCATTGTGCTAGGCATGCCTGGGGTGCTGCCGGTGCTCAACCAGCGGGTGCTAGAGTACGCCGTAAAAGCTGGGCTAGCGTTAAATTGCCAAATTGCGCCCTACTCCAAGTTTGACCGCAAGCAGTACTTCTACCCCGACCTCCCTAAAAATTATCAAATCTCCCAATACGATCTGCCTATTGCTGAGCATGGCTGGCTAGAAATTGAGCTGATCGATAAGAAAACTAAGGCCGCCACCCGCAAGCGCATCGGCATCACCCGCCTGCATATGGAAGAAGACGCGGGTAAATTGGTGCACGGCGGCAGCGCTAGCGGAATCGCGCGGAACGAGACTCGCATTGATGGCTCGACCCATTCTCTAGTCGACTACAACCGAGCTGGCGTGCCGCTGATTGAAATTGTCTCTGAACCCGACATTCGCACCGGTCAAGAGGCCGCTGAGTATGCCCAGGAACTGCGCCGCATTGTGCGCTATCTGGGGGTTAGCGACGGCAACATGCAGGAAGGGTCGCTCCGCTGCGACGTGAATATCTCCGTGCGTCCGGTGGGCCAAGCCGAGTTTGGCACCAAGGTGGAGATCAAAAACATGAACTCCTTCAGTGCCATTCAAAAGGCGATCGAGTACGAAATCGAGCGGCAGGTCAAGGCCAACGAAGCGGGCGAAACCATCGTTCAAGAAACTCGTCTGTGGGATGAAAGCAGCCAGCGCACGAAGAGCATGCGGGTCAAAGAAGGCTCCAGCGACTACCGCTACTTTCCCGAGCCCGATCTGCCGCCGATTGTGGTGTCGGTGGAGCAAAAAGAGAGCTGGCTAGCCGATCTGCCTGAGCTACCGGCCCAAAAGCGCACCCGCTACGAAACAGACTTCGGGCTATCTCCCTACGATGCTCGTGTGCTCAGCGATGAGCGGGCGATTACCGAATATTTTGAGGCAACCGTAGCCGCAGGGGCCGACCCCAAACTCACCTCCAACTGGATTACCCAGGACATCGCGGCCTACCTCAATACCGAAAGACTCTCGATTGATGCCCTGCCCCTGACCCCAGTTGCTCTAGCAGAGCTGGTGCAACTGATTGAGGCAGGCACCATTAGCAACAAAATCGGTAAAGATCTGCTGCCGGAGTTGCTGACCCAGGGCGGTTCCCCCAAAGCCCTGGTAGAAGAGCGAGGTCTGAGTCAAATTTCTGATCCCGCTGAAATTGAGGCCATGATCGATGAGGTGCTCGCGGCCCATCCCGAAGAACTCGCCGCCTATCGCGGCGGCAAGAAAAAGCTCCAGGGCTTCTTTGTAGGGCAGCTCATGAAGCAGAGCGGAGGCCGTGTGGATCCAAAATTGAGTAATCAACTACTTAGTCAAAAGCTGAATCAATGAGATCTAGTAGTTTCATTGATAAAAGTTAATGAGGGGTCATACCCCCCATGCAAATTTTGAGCTAGCATGGTATCTAGATGCACCCTGATGGTAGGGAGAGCTGTTTTGAGCTCTCCTTTTTTTTGTCTATTTTTTGGATGGCTACCATTGTCAAGGCAGGTTGGACTGGAGTTGAGGCTCTAGGGGTAATGTGGAGTTGATGGTTAGGGTGCTGATGGTGCTGCTGACCCCAGGATTGTCACCGCCTCCCCAGACGAGTTGACGGCTGCCACTGGGCAGAGTGATGGGTTGTGTGCCAGTGGTCGTGAGCCACAGCGTGGGTGCCTGAAGGAGGGTGCCGCCGCGATCGCTAGTGGCTGCCATAGTCACCTCCGCTAGGGCATACATGACCCGGCTAGAGTCTCGCAAGGTTTGTTCGCGGGGCAGCCACAGGGCAGCGGCAAACCCTTGCTTGAGGGCATAGGTGTAAAGCGACGCGGCAGCGATGACCGCCTGTTCAAAACTAGCGTCATCCCAGCGGGCGGCGGTGTTCAGCGCCACAATAATTTCGCGACTAGCCGTCATCGTTTCAAGCTCACGTACCCGCAACTCACCGTAGCGGGCACTGGTGCGCCAGTGAATCAGCCGGGTAGGGTCACCCCAGCGGTAGGGCCGCAGCGATCGCGTTACCCCCTGAGTATCTGCTTTCGCCTGAGGGCTGTAGCGCCAGTGCTGACCATGGCGAGAACCTACGGTGTC is a genomic window of Nodosilinea sp. E11 containing:
- a CDS encoding RsmB/NOP family class I SAM-dependent RNA methyltransferase encodes the protein MGASNLLLKLSRRLWSEESDRAAFIDALVHPQPYPAAIVWTQPRPEQVPFAIAPPLPWQPAWVDRLAADQRPGRHALHQAGAYYCLDMASVFAAAVFSAIAIPVESVLDLCAAPGGKSLLARQAFHPDRLWCNEVVRKRVKILISNLKRCGATEALVFNLDPQAFAEQMPHSASVVIVDAPCSGQSLLAKGDQALGCFHPVTIKKNASRQKRILTSAAQTVAGGGYLAYMTCTFSSEENEQVAEWLLKKFPQFEAVEVPVLADYASPLASFPCYRLWPQSGLGAGGFTVLLRHRQEPLPPVDLSLLTAKAMPIYGDRPPPDSGTTGHPSL
- a CDS encoding 4-hydroxybenzoate solanesyltransferase, which translates into the protein MASPSTRPRPSLFDAIIRLLRWDKPAGRLILMIPALWSVVLAAEGQPPLPLVGVIILGTLATSAAGCVVNDLWDRNIDPHVARTRTRPLAARDLTVQVGLGVLLVSLLCAYGLSLYLNALSFWLCVLAVPFILFYPLAKRVFPVPQLVLSLAWGFAVLIPWAAVKSTLELPVWILWLAVVLWTLGFDTVYAIPDRDDDRRLGVNSAALYFGDYTPQFVGFCYLGTWLLFIWLGLLLFLALPYWLGLAIALMAWSRQSYLLSRYNPPLSLYGQVFRQNVQLGFGLLVGMILGMLL
- the gatB gene encoding Asp-tRNA(Asn)/Glu-tRNA(Gln) amidotransferase subunit GatB, whose product is MTTAAPAKTKYEAVIGLETHCQLCTETKIFSPASTAFGADPNTYIDPIVLGMPGVLPVLNQRVLEYAVKAGLALNCQIAPYSKFDRKQYFYPDLPKNYQISQYDLPIAEHGWLEIELIDKKTKAATRKRIGITRLHMEEDAGKLVHGGSASGIARNETRIDGSTHSLVDYNRAGVPLIEIVSEPDIRTGQEAAEYAQELRRIVRYLGVSDGNMQEGSLRCDVNISVRPVGQAEFGTKVEIKNMNSFSAIQKAIEYEIERQVKANEAGETIVQETRLWDESSQRTKSMRVKEGSSDYRYFPEPDLPPIVVSVEQKESWLADLPELPAQKRTRYETDFGLSPYDARVLSDERAITEYFEATVAAGADPKLTSNWITQDIAAYLNTERLSIDALPLTPVALAELVQLIEAGTISNKIGKDLLPELLTQGGSPKALVEERGLSQISDPAEIEAMIDEVLAAHPEELAAYRGGKKKLQGFFVGQLMKQSGGRVDPKLSNQLLSQKLNQ
- a CDS encoding DUF58 domain-containing protein; translation: MKRLTQWLEHRWVNPAYVGWILLGLALFFFAAATNTLAGWLYVISGVMLALLLVAALLPPRNLQGLVVTRSVIQPVTAEVPLDIELRVRNSQRQSKGLFQVIDCLPPRLGGLQTTAVGLLPGGQTYTWRYQVPTTRRGVYHWQTADLRTAAPLGLFWCRRTTMAAATAVVYPQVLPLKRCPLLDTVGSRHGQHWRYSPQAKADTQGVTRSLRPYRWGDPTRLIHWRTSARYGELRVRELETMTASREIIVALNTAARWDDASFEQAVIAAASLYTYALKQGFAAALWLPREQTLRDSSRVMYALAEVTMAATSDRGGTLLQAPTLWLTTTGTQPITLPSGSRQLVWGGGDNPGVSSTISTLTINSTLPLEPQLQSNLP